Genomic segment of Myxococcus stipitatus:
GGATGGCCGAGCCCACCGCGCAGCCCACGGCGACGCCCACGCTCAAGCCAGGCAGCATCCTCCACTCCCACCGAGGTGGAAGGGACTCACCCACGAGCCGGCCGCTGTCGTAGCGCAGGCGCACGTCACCGAGCAGCGGGGGGATTCGGTTCTCCTGCAACGCGTCCTTGAAGCTCGCCACGCGCCCAGCATAGCGGTCCAACGCATGCGAGCCTCGAAGTCCGCGCGAAGCTGTGCGAATCTCCAAAGCCATGGATCTCCCGTTCGAGACCGGTGAGAGCGGCGGTGAGGAGGGGGGAACGCTCGCCTCGACGGTGCTGGTGGTGGACGACGAGCCCGTCGTGCTGGACATCTGCGCGCGGCTGCTGGAGCGCGAGTCGGACCTGGTGGTGCTGGTGGCGGAGAGCGCGGAGGAAGCGCTGCCTCTCTTGCGCGAGCAACGCGTCGACGTGCTGGTGACGGACAAGAACCTCCCCGGAATGGGCGGGGTGGAGCTCGTCGCGCAGGCGCGCGGGCTGCAACCTTCACTCGAAGCGTTGATGATCACTGCCTACGCGAGCAGCGAGTCGGTCATCGCCGCCTTCGCCGCGGGGGCGAGCGACTACATCCTCAAGCCGTTCGATGACCTGCGAGTGCTGCGCGCCAAGGTGCGAGCGGCGCTGGAGCGGCGCACGGCCGGCAGTCGCGTGCGAGAGCAGGCGAGGGAAGTCGCTCGCGAGGCCGCCGCGCTCCTGTCCGCCGGGCAGGACGCCCCGGAGCCTGCCCATGAAGCACTCGAAGTGGAACTCCGCGCCTACGAAGAGTCTTCGCGCGCGGTACAGCAGGGCACCGTGGGGGTGGTCGGCAGCGCCGATGCGCTCTCCGCGCTGAAGGAAGCGGGGTTCGAGGTGATGGAGCTGGCGCCGTATGCGCCGGAGCTGGAGCGCGTGGACGTCGTCGTCGTGGAGACGGGCGACCCGCAGTGGCGCACGCTGGCGGAGCGTCTTCAGCGCCGGCCGCCGGATGTGCTGTTGCTCGCCAGCCCTCAGGCGGACCTGGGTGACTTGTTGGAGGCCATCACCCTGCGCATGGACCTGGTGGGCTTCGGCTCCTCCCAGGGGGCGAGCGTCCTGCCGGAGAAGGTGCGGATGCTGTTGCTGCGGCGAGGAGTCCAGCGAGCGTTGGACCGGCTTGCCGCCGCGCTCACCGCGTTCCGTCAGAGCATCCCCGCGCGCTCGGCCTGAGCGGCGAATACGACTGAGGGGGGCTCGGGCGATACATCGCTCGGGCCGTGCTCATGCCCGCAGCTTGTCTTTGAAAAAGAAAACGCCCGCCTTCTTTTCAGAAGGCGGGCGTCTGAGTGACCCTGCCGGGATTCGAACCCGAGTTTGTGCCGTGAGAGGGCACCGTCCTAACCGCTAGACGACAGGGCCGACATTTCGCTGCAACCACCGTGTTTCTGCTGCTGCTTCCTACATCTTGTTTCCGCTCTCGTCAACCATCTGATTTCGAGCTTCTTTTTTTCTGCGGACTGCGGTGCTGCGAGCTGGGGAACTAGGATTCGAACCTAGATAAGCAGAGTCAGAGTCTGCTGTCCTGCCGTTAGACGATTCCCCAATCACTGCGGCTGCCTCTACTACCAACACCGCCCAGCGACTGCAACAACTTCGGTGGGCGTCTACTTCTTCTTCGCCGGCTTTGCTTCCGGCTTCTTCATCGGCTTGACCGCTTGCTGGGTCGGGACGATGTAGATGCGAACTTCCTCGTTCGCCTCGTAAATATTCAGCCCCGCGAAGTT
This window contains:
- a CDS encoding response regulator, which produces MDLPFETGESGGEEGGTLASTVLVVDDEPVVLDICARLLERESDLVVLVAESAEEALPLLREQRVDVLVTDKNLPGMGGVELVAQARGLQPSLEALMITAYASSESVIAAFAAGASDYILKPFDDLRVLRAKVRAALERRTAGSRVREQAREVAREAAALLSAGQDAPEPAHEALEVELRAYEESSRAVQQGTVGVVGSADALSALKEAGFEVMELAPYAPELERVDVVVVETGDPQWRTLAERLQRRPPDVLLLASPQADLGDLLEAITLRMDLVGFGSSQGASVLPEKVRMLLLRRGVQRALDRLAAALTAFRQSIPARSA